From the Scophthalmus maximus strain ysfricsl-2021 chromosome 11, ASM2237912v1, whole genome shotgun sequence genome, one window contains:
- the sept4b gene encoding septin 4b isoform X2, whose product MAAHSEMSIDAEDHGKDYVGFATLPNQVHRKSVKKGFDFTLMVAGESGLGKSTLVNSLFLTDLYKDRKLLNAEERITQTVEITKHTVDIEEKGVKLKLTIVDTPGFGDAVNNTECWKSVADYIDQQFEQYFRDESGLNRKNIQDNRVHCCLYFISPFGHGLRPLDVEFMKALHEKVNIVPVLAKADTLTPSEIEKKKIKMREEIELCGIKIYQFPDCDSDEDEEFKQQDLALKESIPFAVIGSNIVVEAKGKKVRGRQYPWGIVEVENAAHCDFVKLRNMLVRTHMQDLKDVTRETHYENYRAQCIQSMTRMVVKERNRNKLTRESGTDFPIPVVPGAGDSETEKLIREKDEELRRMQEMLLRIQDQMHTQKDAY is encoded by the exons ATGGCGGCACATTCAGAAATGAGCATAGATGCAGAG GACCACGGCAAGGATTATGTTGGTTTTGCGACACTGCCAAACCAGGTGCATCGCAAGTCGGTCAAGAAGGGATTTGACTTCACGCTCATGGTGGCAG GGGAGTCTGGCCTGGGAAAGTCCACTCTGGTCAACAGTCTGTTTCTCACAGATCTGTACAAAGATAGGAAGCTGCTCAATGCTGAAG AGCGAATCACACAAACTGTAGAAATCACCAAACACACAGTGGATATCGAGGAGAAAGGTGTCAAACTTAAGCTCACCATTGTGGACACGCCCGGGTTCGGGGACGCTGTGAACAACACTGAATG CTGGAAGTCGGTGGCCGACTACATCGACCAGCAGTTCGAGCAGTACTTCAGGGACGAGAGTGGCCTCAACCGCAAGAACATCCAGGACAACCGCGTACACTGCTGCCTCTATTTCATCTCACCCTTTGGTCATGG CCTTCGACCTTTGGATGTGGAGTTTATGAAAGCTCTGCACGAGAAGGTTAACATCGTCCCTGTTTTGGCGAAAGCCGACACACTCACCCCGAGTGAGatcgagaaaaagaaaatcaag ATGAGAGAAGAGATTGAGCTGTGTGGTATCAAGATATACCAGTTCCCCGACTGTGACTCTGATGAGGACGAGGAATTTAAGCAGCAGGACCTCGCGCTAAAG GAGAGCATTCCCTTTGCAGTAATTGGCAGCAACATTGTGGTGGAGGCCAAAGGGAAGAAGGTGCGGGGCCGTCAGTATCCCTGGGGCATCGTAGAAG TGGAGAACGCGGCACACTGTGATTTTGTGAAGCTGAGGAACATGCTCGttcgcacacacatgcaagatCTCAAGGACGTGACCCGGGAGACCCACTACGAGAACTACAGGGCCCAGTGCATCCAGAGCATGACCCGCATGGTCGTGAAGGAGCGCAACCGCAA TAAACTAACCAGGGAGAGCGGCACAGACTTCCCCATCCCCGTGGTGCCCGGAGCGGGGGATAGCGAGACAGAAAAGCTCATCCGAGAGAAAGACGAGGAG
- the sept4b gene encoding septin 4b isoform X3 yields the protein MENFSSNNRFRSVFNHDDEDHGKDYVGFATLPNQVHRKSVKKGFDFTLMVAGESGLGKSTLVNSLFLTDLYKDRKLLNAEERITQTVEITKHTVDIEEKGVKLKLTIVDTPGFGDAVNNTECWKSVADYIDQQFEQYFRDESGLNRKNIQDNRVHCCLYFISPFGHGLRPLDVEFMKALHEKVNIVPVLAKADTLTPSEIEKKKIKMREEIELCGIKIYQFPDCDSDEDEEFKQQDLALKESIPFAVIGSNIVVEAKGKKVRGRQYPWGIVEVENAAHCDFVKLRNMLVRTHMQDLKDVTRETHYENYRAQCIQSMTRMVVKERNRKMEQRR from the exons GACCACGGCAAGGATTATGTTGGTTTTGCGACACTGCCAAACCAGGTGCATCGCAAGTCGGTCAAGAAGGGATTTGACTTCACGCTCATGGTGGCAG GGGAGTCTGGCCTGGGAAAGTCCACTCTGGTCAACAGTCTGTTTCTCACAGATCTGTACAAAGATAGGAAGCTGCTCAATGCTGAAG AGCGAATCACACAAACTGTAGAAATCACCAAACACACAGTGGATATCGAGGAGAAAGGTGTCAAACTTAAGCTCACCATTGTGGACACGCCCGGGTTCGGGGACGCTGTGAACAACACTGAATG CTGGAAGTCGGTGGCCGACTACATCGACCAGCAGTTCGAGCAGTACTTCAGGGACGAGAGTGGCCTCAACCGCAAGAACATCCAGGACAACCGCGTACACTGCTGCCTCTATTTCATCTCACCCTTTGGTCATGG CCTTCGACCTTTGGATGTGGAGTTTATGAAAGCTCTGCACGAGAAGGTTAACATCGTCCCTGTTTTGGCGAAAGCCGACACACTCACCCCGAGTGAGatcgagaaaaagaaaatcaag ATGAGAGAAGAGATTGAGCTGTGTGGTATCAAGATATACCAGTTCCCCGACTGTGACTCTGATGAGGACGAGGAATTTAAGCAGCAGGACCTCGCGCTAAAG GAGAGCATTCCCTTTGCAGTAATTGGCAGCAACATTGTGGTGGAGGCCAAAGGGAAGAAGGTGCGGGGCCGTCAGTATCCCTGGGGCATCGTAGAAG TGGAGAACGCGGCACACTGTGATTTTGTGAAGCTGAGGAACATGCTCGttcgcacacacatgcaagatCTCAAGGACGTGACCCGGGAGACCCACTACGAGAACTACAGGGCCCAGTGCATCCAGAGCATGACCCGCATGGTCGTGAAGGAGCGCAACCGCAA GATGGAGCAGCGGAGGTGA